The Hydrogenispora ethanolica genome has a segment encoding these proteins:
- a CDS encoding 4-amino-4-deoxy-L-arabinose transferase — translation MLFLGVFSLYWLQKPRKSPGYGVDLLLGTVVGLGIGIHPNSLLVAIMVGTVYAFRILCTRSLRAANLFVYSAAVITWTGFFIALSSKFEPGFITQYFAYGQQQFGVLNPLAAKIQRFFEFYQHLYQRKCGTYYAPHIEADLVIFGIVFFYSVGKPLIKRVIPNPASVWIVLAILSVNLGFILIGRFNYTSIIFLFPLFYLLTTMIISSLGQSRRYWISGLLVLLVLSQTIWNFSSVLKYDYSAYLRQIAGSIGPDRKVLASLNTEYFFDDDKLLDLRNLSYLRKHHLSFAAYIRSRRIEYIIYPEALDFIHHSRPQWNGVYGHMPYYHELKTFLRSHCQPLHRFSNPAFGTEIAQYAGERDWPVTIYQVLPGSHP, via the coding sequence GTGTTGTTTCTCGGCGTATTCAGTCTGTATTGGCTGCAAAAGCCGAGAAAAAGTCCAGGTTATGGGGTGGATCTGCTGTTGGGGACCGTCGTAGGCCTGGGAATCGGCATCCACCCCAATAGTTTGTTAGTCGCCATAATGGTAGGCACGGTATACGCATTCCGGATCCTATGTACCCGCTCGCTCAGAGCCGCTAATCTGTTCGTCTACTCGGCGGCCGTTATCACTTGGACTGGCTTCTTTATTGCCTTGAGCTCGAAATTTGAACCGGGATTTATTACCCAGTATTTTGCATATGGTCAGCAGCAATTCGGAGTCTTGAATCCGCTTGCCGCCAAAATACAACGGTTCTTTGAGTTCTATCAGCATCTTTATCAACGAAAATGCGGAACATATTATGCTCCGCATATCGAGGCCGATCTAGTCATTTTTGGCATCGTCTTTTTCTATTCGGTAGGAAAACCGTTAATCAAAAGAGTCATCCCGAATCCCGCCTCCGTTTGGATCGTATTGGCGATCCTATCCGTGAACCTCGGATTCATTCTGATCGGCCGTTTCAACTATACAAGCATCATTTTTTTGTTTCCCCTCTTTTATCTGCTCACGACGATGATCATCAGCTCTTTGGGCCAATCCCGCCGTTACTGGATATCGGGATTGCTTGTTCTATTGGTGCTGTCCCAGACGATTTGGAATTTCAGCTCCGTCCTGAAATATGACTATTCTGCCTACCTGCGGCAAATCGCCGGAAGCATCGGCCCGGACCGGAAAGTCCTGGCCAGCTTGAATACGGAATACTTTTTTGATGATGACAAACTGTTGGATCTCCGCAATTTATCCTACTTGAGGAAACATCATTTATCCTTCGCCGCTTATATTCGCAGCCGCAGGATCGAATACATTATTTATCCTGAAGCACTCGATTTCATCCATCACTCAAGACCGCAGTGGAACGGAGTCTACGGACACATGCCATACTATCACGAGTTGAAGACCTTCCTCCGCTCCCATTGCCAGCCGCTGCACCGGTTTTCCAATCCGGCTTTTGGAACGGAGATCGCTCAATATGCGGGCGAAAGAGATTGGCCGGTCACCATTTATCAGGTTCTTCCGGGTTCCCATCCCTAG
- a CDS encoding ABC transporter ATP-binding protein, whose product MKGSTMSSKLEIKALQKSYSQGNTCLRVLEAIDFTVGQGEFVCLLGSSGSGKSTLLRMIAGFETPDSGEIVLDGQPVTGPTAKRIMVFQDFNQLFPWKTVLENVVFPLKMKRIGASDRERRAMAAVYLAMVKLEGCEQCYPHQLSGGMKQKAAIARALALQPELLLMDEPFGSLDAQTREVLQQTLVKVWQDTGVTIVFVTHDIQEAVILADRIVILSKNNHRIREIVQNTLNRPRDPGDPLFPKMWQEVYGMLDATE is encoded by the coding sequence TTGAAAGGAAGCACGATGAGCTCGAAGCTGGAGATCAAAGCATTGCAAAAATCCTATTCCCAGGGCAATACATGCCTCCGGGTTTTAGAAGCGATCGATTTCACCGTCGGGCAAGGGGAGTTTGTATGCCTTCTGGGATCTTCCGGCTCTGGGAAATCGACGTTATTGCGAATGATAGCGGGATTCGAAACCCCGGACTCGGGCGAGATCGTTCTCGACGGGCAGCCGGTCACGGGGCCCACTGCCAAACGAATAATGGTTTTTCAAGATTTCAACCAGCTTTTTCCCTGGAAGACGGTGCTTGAGAACGTGGTTTTTCCTCTGAAAATGAAACGCATTGGTGCTTCGGATCGGGAACGCAGAGCAATGGCTGCCGTTTATTTGGCAATGGTCAAGCTGGAAGGGTGTGAACAATGTTACCCGCATCAGCTCTCGGGCGGGATGAAGCAAAAAGCGGCCATCGCCCGGGCTTTAGCCTTGCAACCGGAGCTCTTGCTCATGGATGAACCATTCGGAAGTTTGGATGCTCAGACCCGGGAAGTTTTGCAGCAAACACTGGTTAAGGTGTGGCAAGATACCGGAGTCACAATCGTTTTTGTGACTCATGATATTCAGGAGGCTGTCATTTTGGCGGACCGTATTGTAATTCTGAGTAAAAACAACCACCGGATTCGAGAAATTGTCCAGAACACTCTGAATCGACCCAGAGATCCTGGTGACCCTCTTTTCCCGAAAATGTGGCAAGAGGTGTATGGCATGTTGGATGCGACGGAATGA
- a CDS encoding ABC transporter permease — MKNKFWENRLFTRIACLLGLALIWQGIANSGLVNRQLFPSLHIILVSLSQAVASGEINQAAGLSMVLIAKGLGIGFALAVLLATLGMTSKIIDALVDTVTAVAHPLPGIALLPIIILWMGTGTEAILFIIVHSVLWPMLLNLMAGFKSIPKIYREVGANLELNPVQTTARLMIPASLPYLLAGLKIGWARAWRALISAEMIFGAVGGEGGLGWFIFKKRVFMDTVGIYEGIIVIVLIGIIVEDIVFHGIEQLTVKRWGMSV, encoded by the coding sequence ATGAAAAATAAATTTTGGGAAAACCGGCTTTTCACCCGCATTGCCTGCCTGCTGGGATTGGCGCTCATCTGGCAAGGGATAGCGAATTCGGGCTTGGTCAACCGCCAGTTATTCCCGTCCTTGCATATCATCCTGGTTTCACTCTCCCAAGCGGTCGCCAGTGGCGAGATCAACCAAGCGGCCGGTTTATCCATGGTCTTGATCGCCAAGGGTTTGGGGATTGGATTCGCATTGGCCGTGTTGCTGGCGACGTTGGGTATGACCAGCAAAATCATTGATGCCCTGGTGGACACGGTCACGGCCGTGGCCCACCCGCTGCCGGGGATCGCTTTGCTGCCGATCATTATTTTATGGATGGGAACCGGGACGGAAGCGATTCTTTTCATCATTGTCCATTCGGTGCTCTGGCCGATGCTGCTGAATTTAATGGCCGGCTTTAAATCGATTCCGAAGATTTACCGGGAAGTCGGCGCCAATCTGGAGTTGAATCCGGTTCAAACCACGGCACGGCTGATGATTCCCGCCTCCTTGCCGTATCTGCTGGCAGGTCTGAAGATTGGATGGGCGCGGGCCTGGCGGGCCTTGATCAGCGCGGAAATGATCTTTGGCGCGGTCGGCGGAGAAGGCGGATTGGGCTGGTTTATCTTTAAGAAGCGCGTCTTCATGGATACCGTTGGGATCTATGAGGGGATCATCGTCATCGTTCTCATCGGGATCATTGTCGAAGATATTGTTTTCCATGGGATTGAGCAGCTTACGGTGAAACGGTGGGGCATGAGCGTTTGA
- a CDS encoding ABC transporter substrate-binding protein — translation MKKVQLAVFAIFFLTLLGPGWGLALQKPSVKQPQISIAEQYGLAYAPLQIMKEMKFLEKKLPGLKVVWSQLGNTAAIREAMLAGKVDVGFMAIPPFLIGWNHGMPWKIACGLSESPVGLVTNQQEIRSLGDFTKTARIALPQPGSVQHILLAMACERQLGDAKKLDNQLVTLSHPDGMNALLAKKDITAHFTAPPYLFKELLHPDMHQIMDGTEAFGKEFTFIVGVCTEQFHQQSPRVFKAFLQALQETLRFMRENPEQTVSRLSAEYKIPAAELNQYFQEKGLKYNLEVKGVKEFAAFMKRQGYINKLPRKMSELYWETATYEK, via the coding sequence ATGAAGAAGGTTCAGTTGGCGGTGTTCGCCATATTTTTCTTGACACTGCTTGGGCCGGGATGGGGCCTGGCGCTGCAAAAGCCATCCGTCAAGCAACCCCAGATATCCATCGCGGAACAATATGGCCTGGCTTACGCTCCGTTGCAGATCATGAAGGAAATGAAGTTCCTTGAGAAGAAGCTGCCCGGTCTGAAAGTGGTGTGGAGTCAGTTGGGGAATACGGCGGCTATCCGTGAGGCGATGCTTGCCGGAAAGGTCGATGTCGGATTTATGGCGATACCGCCTTTCCTGATCGGTTGGAATCACGGAATGCCATGGAAGATCGCCTGCGGTTTGTCAGAGAGCCCGGTCGGATTGGTAACCAATCAGCAGGAAATCCGTTCGCTGGGGGATTTTACGAAGACAGCTCGGATCGCCTTGCCTCAACCCGGCAGCGTGCAGCATATCTTACTGGCGATGGCCTGCGAACGGCAGTTGGGGGACGCCAAAAAACTGGACAATCAATTGGTGACGCTGTCTCACCCGGACGGGATGAATGCGTTGCTTGCCAAAAAGGATATTACCGCCCATTTCACGGCGCCTCCCTATTTATTCAAGGAATTGCTCCACCCCGACATGCATCAGATCATGGACGGAACAGAAGCTTTCGGCAAGGAGTTCACCTTCATCGTCGGAGTCTGCACTGAACAGTTTCATCAGCAAAGCCCCCGGGTGTTTAAGGCTTTCTTGCAGGCTCTCCAGGAAACACTGCGGTTTATGCGGGAAAACCCCGAGCAGACCGTATCCCGGTTGAGTGCCGAATATAAAATTCCTGCCGCCGAGCTGAACCAATATTTTCAGGAAAAAGGGCTGAAATATAATCTGGAAGTAAAAGGGGTCAAGGAATTCGCCGCTTTCATGAAGCGTCAGGGCTATATCAATAAGCTGCCTCGGAAAATGTCAGAGCTCTATTGGGAAACCGCTACCTATGAAAAATAA